The Shewanella zhangzhouensis genome has a window encoding:
- a CDS encoding DUF3014 domain-containing protein, producing the protein MQVNPEDRITPQEETSQRSNRLSALLILALIAIAAGLWMYFTRAPEPAPVVDVPTEAPQPTPLPEPVVTEIEPEQEPEAQPQPQPVTNTPEEAIPEVTVDPIPELAESDTFATQKAIALAGSLPVEPIIAQQDLVRHFVVFMDNLAEGQLARKQSPLKGPEAKFTVSEITAKTYLNPDSYKRYDLYANYIANLNEEKLLETYAQMTPMLEQAFDELGYGNVSFKERSLKAIDQLLAAPIIESPIELVTFSVNYKFADPELEALPPAQKLMIRMGPTNSRKVKAALKKLRPLLQ; encoded by the coding sequence ATGCAAGTCAATCCCGAAGACAGAATCACCCCGCAGGAAGAAACCTCCCAGCGCAGCAACCGTCTGTCGGCCCTGCTGATCCTGGCCCTGATTGCCATTGCCGCCGGCTTGTGGATGTATTTCACCCGTGCGCCCGAACCTGCTCCTGTGGTGGACGTGCCGACTGAAGCCCCTCAGCCCACGCCTCTGCCCGAACCTGTGGTGACGGAAATCGAACCCGAGCAGGAGCCTGAGGCCCAACCTCAACCACAACCTGTGACCAATACACCCGAAGAAGCAATACCTGAAGTCACTGTGGATCCCATTCCTGAGCTGGCAGAAAGCGATACTTTTGCTACCCAAAAAGCCATTGCATTGGCTGGTAGTCTGCCGGTCGAACCCATCATTGCCCAGCAGGATCTGGTACGCCACTTCGTGGTTTTTATGGATAATCTGGCCGAAGGCCAGCTGGCGCGTAAACAAAGCCCACTAAAGGGCCCCGAAGCGAAATTCACCGTCAGCGAAATCACCGCCAAGACCTATTTAAATCCCGACAGCTACAAGCGCTACGATTTGTATGCCAATTACATTGCCAATTTAAACGAGGAGAAGCTGCTGGAAACCTATGCCCAGATGACACCCATGCTGGAGCAGGCCTTCGATGAATTGGGTTACGGCAATGTCAGTTTCAAAGAACGCAGCCTCAAGGCTATCGACCAGCTGCTGGCAGCGCCCATCATCGAATCACCCATTGAGCTTGTCACCTTCAGCGTCAACTACAAGTTTGCCGACCCCGAGCTGGAAGCTCTGCCACCTGCGCAGAAACTCATGATACGTATGGGCCCGACAAACAGCCGCAAGGTAAAAGCCGCGCTTAAGAAACTGCGACCATTGTTGCAATAA